From the Litorilinea aerophila genome, one window contains:
- a CDS encoding aminoacyl-tRNA deacylase codes for MTQTSDEGHGHEAQGDGLHGSGQHHPGQEEIPPVAAVLAARGIPHRVFRHAGPVRSLEQAAAERGQRPEQVVRSILFRLEAGKYAMVLVAGPGRIDWRALRRHFGQSRLTTASGEEVLAVTGYPIGAVAPFGLRQPVTVLVDERVLAQEEVSMGSGVRGTAVILRTADLMKALGAVEVGRFQA; via the coding sequence ATGACCCAAACAAGCGACGAGGGCCACGGCCACGAGGCCCAGGGCGATGGGCTCCATGGAAGCGGGCAACACCACCCGGGCCAGGAGGAGATTCCCCCGGTGGCCGCTGTCCTGGCCGCCCGGGGCATCCCCCATCGGGTCTTTCGCCATGCCGGTCCGGTCCGTTCCCTGGAGCAGGCCGCGGCAGAGCGGGGCCAGCGCCCCGAGCAGGTGGTGCGCAGCATCCTGTTCCGCCTGGAGGCGGGCAAGTATGCCATGGTGTTGGTGGCAGGACCTGGCCGGATCGACTGGCGGGCCCTGCGCCGCCACTTTGGCCAGTCCCGACTGACCACTGCCAGTGGCGAGGAGGTGCTGGCGGTTACCGGCTACCCCATCGGCGCGGTGGCCCCTTTTGGGCTGCGGCAGCCGGTGACGGTGCTGGTGGATGAAAGGGTGCTGGCCCAGGAGGAGGTCTCCATGGGCTCTGGCGTGCGGGGGACGGCTGTGATCCTGCGCACGGCCGATTTGATGAAGGCTTTGGGGGCGGTGGAGGTGGGCCGGTTCCAGGCCTGA
- the carB gene encoding carbamoyl-phosphate synthase large subunit: protein MPKRTDISSILIIGSGPIVIGQACEFDYSGAQACKALRQEGYRVILVNSNPATIMTDPEMADVTYVEPLTVEILEKIIAKERPDALLPTVGGQTGLNLAVALAEAGILDRYGVELIGANLRAMQVAEDRELFKAAMTEVGLESPRSGIARSLEEARRIAQEIGRYPIFIRPSFTLGGSGAGTVFTPQEFDEKVLWGLKESPVHRVLIEESLIGWKEYELEVMRDSADNFVVVCSIENLDPMGVHTGDSITVAPVQTLTDKEYQRLRDQARLVMRAVGVETGGSNVQFAVDPKTGRTVVIEMNPRVSRSSALASKATGFPIAKLAAKVAVGYTLDELKNDITQQTVAAFEPSIDYVVVKIPRWAFEKFPGVDRELGPQMKSVGEVMAIGRTFKEALQKGLRSLEIGRDGLGPMERDENGHFRGYDEKIELHDLLRIPNRDRLFAVYEALKRGDSPATVCQLTGYDPWFVAQMAEIIQFEQSLERLDAPTLRQAKRLGFSDSQLARMVNERMAQGKLVLPERQATNGDTPPENAELSTPVSETDIRALRKKLQVLPTYHQVDTCAAEFEAYTPYLYSSYESESEAPPTDRRKVIILGGGPNRIGQGIEFDYCCVHASFALQELGYETIMVNCNPETVSTDYDTSDRLYFEPLTFEDVLNIVERESSRGELAGVIVQFGGQTPLNLATSLQRAGVPILGTPPDAIDLAEDRDRFGALLDELSIPAPAHGTARTTEDAVAVAGRIGYPVVVRPSYVLGGRAMAIVDDEAALRRYMAEAVAVSMDKPILIDQFLEDAYEVDVDAICDGERVIIGGIMQHIEEAGIHSGDSACVLPPYKISNYHLNIIREYTEKLGMALGVRGLMNVQYAIKDDVVYVLEVNPRASRTVPFVSKATGVPLAKLAAKVMLGKSLAELGLVVEPPLDGFFVKEAVLPWKKFTGIDALLGPEMRSTGEVMGHAASFGHAFAKSQLAAGTGLPLSGGVLITVNDFDKGGALKIARDLHRLGFTIYATAGTGALISRSGIPVTILAKAITGAQGYTTLDAMRDGKIQLIINTPLGPDSREDGAKIRRLATRMEIPLITTLSAAQAAVSGIRAMRQQELKVRSLQEHYEKQKQRV from the coding sequence ATGCCAAAACGAACCGACATTTCCTCCATCCTGATCATCGGCTCTGGCCCCATCGTCATCGGCCAGGCCTGTGAATTCGATTACTCTGGCGCCCAGGCCTGCAAAGCCCTGCGCCAGGAAGGGTACCGGGTGATCCTGGTCAATTCCAACCCGGCTACCATCATGACCGACCCCGAAATGGCGGACGTCACTTATGTGGAGCCGCTGACTGTGGAAATTCTGGAAAAAATCATTGCCAAAGAAAGGCCGGACGCACTCTTGCCCACCGTCGGTGGCCAGACGGGCCTGAACCTGGCTGTGGCCCTGGCCGAAGCCGGCATCCTGGATCGCTACGGCGTGGAGCTGATCGGCGCCAATTTGCGCGCCATGCAGGTGGCCGAAGACCGGGAGCTCTTCAAGGCCGCCATGACCGAGGTCGGCCTGGAATCGCCCCGCAGCGGCATCGCCCGCAGCCTGGAGGAAGCCCGCCGCATCGCCCAGGAGATCGGCCGCTACCCCATCTTTATCCGCCCCAGCTTCACCCTGGGCGGCAGCGGCGCGGGCACGGTCTTCACCCCCCAGGAATTTGACGAAAAGGTGCTCTGGGGGCTCAAGGAAAGCCCCGTCCACCGGGTGCTCATCGAAGAGTCCCTCATCGGTTGGAAGGAATACGAGCTGGAGGTGATGCGGGACAGCGCCGACAACTTTGTGGTGGTCTGCTCCATCGAAAACCTGGACCCCATGGGCGTCCACACCGGCGACAGCATCACCGTGGCTCCGGTCCAGACCCTGACCGACAAGGAATACCAGCGGCTGCGGGATCAGGCCCGGCTGGTCATGCGGGCCGTGGGCGTGGAAACCGGCGGCAGCAACGTCCAGTTTGCCGTGGATCCCAAGACGGGGCGCACGGTGGTCATCGAGATGAACCCCCGGGTCTCCCGCTCCAGCGCCCTGGCCTCCAAGGCCACCGGCTTCCCCATCGCCAAACTGGCCGCTAAGGTCGCGGTGGGCTACACCCTGGACGAGCTCAAGAACGACATCACCCAGCAGACGGTGGCCGCGTTCGAGCCATCCATCGACTACGTGGTGGTCAAGATTCCCCGCTGGGCCTTCGAGAAGTTCCCCGGCGTGGACCGGGAGCTGGGCCCCCAGATGAAGTCGGTGGGCGAGGTGATGGCCATCGGCCGCACCTTCAAGGAGGCCCTCCAGAAGGGCCTGCGCAGTCTGGAGATCGGCCGGGACGGCCTGGGCCCCATGGAGCGGGATGAAAATGGCCACTTCCGGGGCTACGACGAGAAGATCGAACTTCACGATCTGCTGCGCATCCCCAACCGGGATCGCCTCTTTGCCGTCTACGAAGCCCTGAAACGGGGGGACAGCCCGGCCACCGTCTGCCAGCTCACGGGCTACGATCCGTGGTTCGTGGCCCAGATGGCCGAGATCATCCAGTTCGAGCAGAGCCTGGAGCGCCTGGATGCCCCCACCCTGCGCCAGGCCAAGCGCCTGGGCTTCTCCGATTCCCAGCTGGCGCGGATGGTGAACGAGCGCATGGCCCAGGGGAAACTGGTCCTGCCCGAACGGCAGGCGACCAACGGCGATACGCCGCCGGAGAACGCCGAACTTTCCACCCCGGTTTCCGAGACCGACATCCGGGCGCTGCGGAAGAAGCTCCAGGTGCTCCCCACCTATCACCAGGTGGATACCTGCGCGGCCGAGTTCGAAGCCTACACCCCCTACCTCTACAGCAGCTACGAATCGGAAAGCGAGGCGCCGCCCACCGACCGCCGCAAGGTGATCATCCTGGGGGGCGGCCCCAACCGCATCGGCCAGGGCATCGAGTTCGACTACTGCTGCGTCCACGCCAGTTTCGCCCTCCAGGAGCTGGGCTACGAGACCATCATGGTCAACTGCAACCCGGAGACGGTCAGCACCGACTACGACACCAGCGACCGGCTCTACTTCGAGCCCCTGACCTTCGAGGATGTCCTGAACATCGTGGAACGGGAATCCAGCCGGGGCGAGCTGGCCGGGGTCATCGTCCAGTTCGGCGGCCAGACGCCCCTCAACCTGGCCACCAGCCTGCAGCGGGCCGGCGTCCCCATCCTGGGCACCCCGCCGGACGCCATCGACCTGGCCGAGGACCGGGATCGCTTCGGTGCGCTGTTGGATGAGCTCTCCATCCCTGCGCCGGCCCATGGCACAGCCCGCACCACGGAGGACGCGGTGGCCGTGGCCGGCCGCATTGGCTACCCGGTGGTGGTGCGGCCCTCCTACGTCCTGGGCGGTCGGGCCATGGCCATCGTGGATGACGAGGCCGCGCTGCGCCGCTACATGGCCGAGGCCGTGGCCGTCTCCATGGACAAGCCCATCCTCATCGACCAATTCCTGGAGGACGCCTACGAGGTGGATGTGGACGCCATCTGCGACGGCGAGCGGGTGATCATCGGCGGCATCATGCAGCACATCGAGGAAGCCGGCATCCACAGCGGCGACAGCGCGTGTGTCCTCCCGCCCTACAAGATCAGCAACTATCACCTGAACATCATCCGGGAGTACACCGAAAAGCTGGGCATGGCCCTGGGCGTGCGAGGTCTGATGAACGTCCAGTACGCCATCAAGGACGACGTGGTCTACGTGCTGGAGGTGAACCCCCGGGCCAGCCGCACCGTCCCCTTCGTCAGCAAGGCCACCGGCGTTCCCCTGGCCAAGCTCGCGGCCAAGGTGATGCTGGGCAAGAGCCTGGCCGAGTTGGGGCTGGTGGTGGAGCCCCCCCTGGACGGCTTCTTCGTGAAGGAGGCGGTGCTGCCCTGGAAGAAGTTCACCGGCATCGACGCCCTCTTGGGGCCGGAGATGCGTTCCACGGGCGAGGTGATGGGCCACGCCGCCAGCTTTGGCCATGCCTTTGCCAAGAGCCAGCTGGCCGCGGGGACTGGCCTGCCCCTGAGCGGTGGCGTGCTGATCACCGTCAACGACTTCGACAAGGGAGGCGCGCTCAAGATCGCCCGGGACCTGCACCGGCTGGGCTTCACCATATACGCCACCGCAGGCACGGGCGCGCTCATCAGCCGCAGCGGCATTCCCGTCACCATCCTGGCCAAGGCCATCACCGGAGCCCAGGGCTACACCACCCTGGACGCCATGCGGGATGGCAAGATCCAGCTCATCATCAACACGCCCCTGGGGCCGGACAGCCGGGAGGACGGCGCCAAGATCCGGCGGCTGGCCACCCGCATGGAGATCCCGCTGATCACCACCCTGTCCGCAGCCCAGGCCGCAGTCAGCGGCATCCGGGCCATGCGCCAACAGGAGCTGAAGGTGCGCAGCCTGCAAGAGCACTACGAGAAGCAGAAACAGCGGGTGTAG
- a CDS encoding DHH family phosphoesterase, with protein sequence MNQHQWTERKTMEVDGQAMPENRRQAPDVPVDRLRALLEAHRGERHIIVLQDYPDPDALSSAFAHQLISAQFDITADIVYRGRISHQQNTALVKILGIELRRFEPDMDLGVYQGAVLVDNQGNTASAILAALQTANVPILAVVDHHETQERPDVPFVDIRRTGATATIYAEYLQQGLLPMDGSRKEHVLVATALMHGIMTDTGNFIRAKPEDFYAAAFLSQYRDAELIAQVMSQARSKQTMEIIRLALGNRVIVENFSVAGIGYLRAVDRDAIPQAADFLLTEENVHTSLVYGILIGDDGSESLIGSMRTRKLTLDLDEFIKDVFGKDAAGRYFGGGKLSAAGFEIPIGFLAGGTNKEYQELKWQAFDAQVKQKILTRIGVNSADMAKYLTPASSQRQ encoded by the coding sequence ATGAACCAACACCAATGGACAGAGCGAAAAACCATGGAAGTGGACGGTCAAGCCATGCCGGAAAACCGACGCCAGGCCCCAGACGTACCGGTCGACCGGCTGCGAGCCCTGTTGGAGGCCCACCGGGGCGAACGCCACATCATCGTGCTCCAGGATTATCCAGACCCGGACGCGCTTTCGTCGGCCTTTGCCCACCAGCTCATCAGCGCGCAGTTTGATATCACCGCCGACATTGTCTACCGCGGCCGCATCAGCCATCAACAGAACACGGCGCTGGTGAAAATTCTGGGGATCGAGCTGCGACGCTTCGAGCCGGACATGGATCTGGGTGTCTACCAGGGGGCGGTATTGGTGGACAACCAGGGCAACACGGCCAGCGCCATTCTGGCCGCCCTCCAAACGGCCAACGTCCCCATCCTGGCGGTGGTGGACCACCACGAGACCCAGGAACGGCCGGATGTCCCCTTCGTCGACATCCGCCGCACCGGGGCCACGGCCACCATCTATGCCGAATACCTGCAACAGGGGCTCCTACCCATGGATGGCTCCCGCAAGGAGCATGTGCTGGTGGCCACCGCCCTCATGCATGGCATCATGACCGACACGGGAAACTTCATCCGCGCCAAACCGGAGGATTTCTACGCCGCGGCCTTCCTGAGCCAATATCGGGATGCGGAGCTGATCGCCCAGGTCATGAGCCAGGCCCGCTCCAAGCAGACCATGGAGATCATCCGCCTGGCCCTGGGCAACCGGGTCATCGTGGAAAACTTCAGCGTGGCCGGGATCGGCTACCTGCGCGCAGTGGATCGGGATGCCATTCCCCAGGCAGCCGACTTCCTCCTCACCGAGGAGAACGTCCACACCTCCCTGGTCTACGGTATCCTGATCGGCGACGACGGCAGCGAATCCCTCATCGGCTCCATGCGCACCCGCAAGCTGACGCTGGACCTGGATGAGTTCATCAAGGATGTCTTCGGCAAGGATGCGGCGGGGCGTTACTTCGGCGGGGGCAAACTTTCGGCGGCGGGGTTTGAGATCCCCATCGGCTTCCTGGCAGGCGGGACCAACAAGGAGTACCAGGAGCTGAAGTGGCAGGCCTTCGATGCCCAGGTGAAGCAGAAGATCCTGACCCGGATTGGCGTTAACAGCGCGGACATGGCCAAGTATCTCACGCCCGCGTCCAGCCAGCGCCAGTAA
- a CDS encoding queuosine precursor transporter — translation MDLSSTSAVSSSTRARSLAEPTEPGLEPGDLAAAIPAAAVIVVAAYIGAQMLSDIASLKIGVVAGLAVDMGTFIYPITFTLRDVVHKLLGKRNAQVLIVMAGIINLFMAGYLMWAAWVPSDPGWGLGEAFSAILAPVWRIVIASIVAELASELLDTEIYHWFVTRITRRFQWLRVLISNSISVPVDNIIFAVGAFGWVLPWDVVWQIFLFNLLVKYGVTLFSLPLIYLAPEDFSRE, via the coding sequence ATGGATCTTTCAAGCACATCGGCGGTCTCAAGTTCAACCCGGGCCAGATCCCTGGCCGAGCCCACGGAGCCAGGCCTGGAGCCCGGCGACCTGGCTGCCGCCATCCCCGCCGCGGCGGTGATCGTGGTGGCAGCCTACATCGGCGCCCAGATGCTGTCGGACATTGCCAGCCTCAAGATCGGCGTGGTGGCCGGGTTGGCCGTGGACATGGGCACCTTCATCTATCCCATCACCTTTACCCTGCGGGATGTGGTCCACAAGCTGTTGGGGAAGCGCAACGCCCAGGTGCTGATCGTAATGGCCGGCATCATCAACCTCTTCATGGCCGGCTACCTGATGTGGGCGGCCTGGGTGCCCAGCGACCCAGGCTGGGGCCTGGGCGAAGCCTTCAGCGCCATCCTGGCCCCGGTCTGGCGTATCGTCATTGCCTCCATCGTGGCGGAGCTGGCCAGTGAGCTGCTGGACACGGAGATCTACCACTGGTTCGTCACCCGTATTACCCGCCGTTTCCAGTGGCTGCGGGTGCTGATCAGCAACAGCATCAGCGTGCCGGTGGACAACATCATCTTCGCGGTGGGCGCCTTCGGCTGGGTGCTGCCGTGGGACGTGGTCTGGCAGATCTTCCTCTTCAACCTGCTGGTGAAGTACGGCGTGACCCTCTTCAGCCTGCCGCTGATCTACCTGGCGCCGGAAGATTTCTCCCGGGAATGA
- a CDS encoding kanamycin nucleotidyltransferase C-terminal domain-containing protein produces the protein MDGRREAWWAGPGSCTHDQRMEVVDRLVARIREIYGQALIAIGLYGSMAQGRDGPYSDIELFCVVDRPGLDETAEWMYGSGKAEVNFYDLAVVRRRAVEVDERWPLRQGQFLRARPLFGEPGFFTELQALVHSPPASAFHQAIAEIVVAEFYEGMGKLRNERARGRNHFVPSLACHLAVQGALMLGLAHRHCYTTGAHLLEESLALPGRPAGYDELCRRVMAGDLADADQTAADLERLWAGLGPWLATMGIDLAPRSRPRLEPPF, from the coding sequence ATGGACGGCAGACGGGAAGCTTGGTGGGCCGGGCCGGGTTCCTGTACCCACGACCAGCGCATGGAGGTGGTGGACCGGCTTGTGGCCCGGATCCGGGAGATCTACGGCCAGGCGCTCATCGCCATCGGCCTCTATGGCTCCATGGCCCAGGGCCGGGATGGCCCCTACTCGGACATTGAGTTGTTCTGCGTGGTGGACCGGCCCGGCCTGGACGAGACCGCGGAGTGGATGTACGGCTCCGGTAAGGCGGAGGTAAACTTCTACGACCTGGCGGTCGTGCGCCGGCGGGCGGTGGAGGTGGATGAGCGGTGGCCCCTGCGCCAGGGGCAATTTCTGCGGGCGCGTCCCCTCTTCGGCGAGCCGGGCTTCTTCACGGAGCTGCAGGCGCTGGTCCACTCACCGCCGGCGTCCGCCTTCCATCAGGCCATCGCTGAAATTGTGGTGGCCGAATTTTACGAAGGCATGGGCAAGCTGCGCAACGAGCGGGCCCGGGGCCGTAACCACTTTGTGCCCTCCCTGGCCTGTCACCTGGCAGTCCAGGGGGCCCTCATGCTGGGGCTGGCCCATCGCCACTGCTACACCACCGGCGCCCATCTGCTGGAGGAATCCCTGGCCCTGCCCGGGCGTCCAGCCGGCTATGACGAGCTCTGCCGCCGGGTGATGGCCGGTGACCTGGCCGACGCTGACCAGACGGCGGCGGACCTGGAGCGCCTCTGGGCCGGGCTGGGGCCCTGGCTGGCCACCATGGGGATCGACCTGGCACCCCGGTCCCGGCCCAGGTTGGAGCCGCCGTTCTAG